The Balearica regulorum gibbericeps isolate bBalReg1 chromosome 5, bBalReg1.pri, whole genome shotgun sequence genomic interval AGGCCAGCCCTTTCTTCGTGGCCATTCTGAGAGTCCCGTGCACTAAATCAACAAGTCAGAGCATGGAGGAGCTCTCCAAGTCAGAGGAACGTGTGTCTCAAAACCATCATGCCAGGAAAGGCTATTTAGCTTTCTGAGCCTTGGCTAGGCTATTACCAACCATGGCAAACTGCTAGGGGACACCACAGACACTAACCCTATGAGAAACAGCATGGACAACTCATCCATGGTAAATCCGAGGAAGGAGAAGTCCCTCCAGACTAGCTGCTGCCATATACCCAAGCCACAGTGACTGCTAATGGTATCAGATCAGGCAAATTCCTGCATTGCTGGAGGTTCTTGCAtgctccctctctctctctctcacaaaCTATTAGAGAAAGTAAACTTCTGATGCTGCCTGTTCTGCTCTTCTCTATCCCCTGTGTCACCTAGCTTAAGgttaatttcaaaagcaaaacactgagTGATAGAGTATTTATCATTAATAAACTCACAGGGGAAAAACGGTGCTGGCTTCCAGAACCAGTGCACTAGAAAGACAAGGGAAGTACACAAATACCGTGAGCAAGGACCTACTTCTAGCACAGCTTCCCAGTTGTTTGTCATACCAATAGCACCGTGCAACTAATACAGCTATTTTCTTCACCAATTATTAACTGGGAAAAGACTATTTGTTGGAAGAGCTGCACAGAAAGGccagagagaaagcaagcagtttCAAGTTCCACGTGCATGCCCTTCGATAGGCTTGGGATCCTCTCCAGATCAGATATGCCTTGCTCTTCAGGGGCCAACGGCTCAGCTTCCAGTAACAGGGAAGGAGGCAGGCCTGGGTGCTTGCTGCAGCTGGGTATGGGTCTTCCAGGCAGCAGCTCATCTCTCATGTGGGCCCCATCGCCTTTGTGCCCAGGGGCAAGGCTGCGGTCAGCAGAAGGTATCTGAAGGCCGTTGAGCAGTACCGGGGCTATGCCAGAGGGTCTTCTCTCTGGGATCAGCATGCAGACCGCACCAAGTGCTAGTTACGTCAGCATCTGCCGAGCAAACTCCCTGTACAGCTTTGGACTGTTCATGGGAACCAGCTTCTACCAGCCACGCTCCAATTCCaccatctttctttcttccccctaGCTCACCTTTATTGCCAGACCACACAGGACAGCATTTTGCACAAAGCCAACAGCAGGGAAGGTACACCAGTGTAAGCCTTAAGGTATCCTGCCGCTTTTGTTTGGCAGGAACTTTTCCAAAAGGAATTAGGAAATGTCTTTCCTGGACATTGAGGCATGTCAAGACAGCTGAAGGATCGGAGGTGCGGCAGCAATATTCCACCCCTGATTTGGAAGCGAGCTGGAACAGTTTCAGATGAAAGAGTGCCAAGCTGGCTCCAGAGGAGAGCTCAAAGGTGAAAACGCAAGATTTACACCATGAGCAGCGCTGGCAAAGTGTCCCTAAACAAACCACTGGCTTCAGAAGTTTCTGGGATTGCCGACCGATACTTCAAGAGGCCTTGAATGCAGCAGCAGGGGGATCTGTATGTACACCAAGACTCTGCTGGGGGTCCATGTTCCTCTCCCATGCAAAACATCAAACAGCCAGTCCGACAAAGCAGACCAGTACCACTAACCAGCCAGGCCTGAGATTTGGGACATCTGTATCGCTTCAACCACGTTAGCCTCACTCAAAACATACATAGGCTCTCctggagggggaaggagctgcACAGGAACACAAGGCGTATGAGGAACAAAAGCCAATCCGAGGTTTAAGCTACACTGACCAGAAAGAAGTTTGCAGGAACAGAAGGAGCAACTCAAGATCAGAGGAGGACTGTAAGAGACACAGAGGGTTAGAGGCCGCATCAGGTATTTGCTGCCGTTGATCTGTGCACCCATGTATTTGCAGGGCTGACGCATTGAATCAGTGAGGAATGATGGAGAGACACACCTGAGCAGACGGTGGGCACCTCAAGGGTCAAGAGGAAAGAATCTGCACTTGAGTGGTTGTCTAAAACCAGCCCCTCAATTTTTGCAAGTAAAACCAGCTCCACTGTcagtttcttgaaaaaaacTTGGGGTTTATTGATTTAAACTGCAAACAGTTGTTACAAAAGAGattctcttttaaataaactcacacaaagaggaagaaaaagcaatgtaGTGAACAgtaacagggggaaaaaaaaaaaattacattcattaTTCTCTTTGTGCCAGTCCCGTTCACCTCGGCAAGGAAAACTCCAAACTTGGAATACAGAAACGCAAAGACAAACTGTATTTGGAATGTCTTCAGATAGGCACTTTGAGCCCAAggcttttcttcttgaagaatCTAtacaaagagaggaagaaaaaggtcttCCTCCTTCCACACTGTCTCGCAACAGAGCTCAAGTATGTACATTCTAAAGCCCAGGTAGGCAAGacccagggaggggaagaggaaaagaggaaaggcaaagaagCACATTAACTCAATTTGCAgtccaacacaaaaaaaaaaggggggggaaattctaaaataaataatccaaacacagtttttgcattttttaaattaatttttcattttttaaaataaaataaccaaaaaagTGTGAAGTTACAAAAAATGTCATTGTAGTATAATATATtaaactgtggggaaaaaaggaaaaaaagacacttcACAATCTTAAGATTAATATGGAAGATcataatttaaacataaaagaatATATTCTATGGATTCATCATCCCGATAAATATgaacaaaattaacaaaaaagcaTAGGTTTCGGCAATAAATACGTTTTGATAAGTTAAATAAGCTTTTTTATATTGTTGTGCAGTGACAAGCAAAATCTGCTCTCCAATTTCTGACAAgttatacaaaattaaaaacccagaaaaaaaataataaaaagcttgGCGTGAGTGCTCTAAGATAGGTCTAAAGTACTCTAGAGCAAAACCATTAAAGCTATGACTACTGGAACTTTGTTTACACgaacttgtgtgtgtgtgtgtggaatgACTTCCGTCAGCCCCACCCCctctatttctttatttgttttaagatgTCACATGAATACACAGGGGACTTTTAGCACCAAAATCAAGTCTCTCATAGTCcatctggtttgttttgttttgttttgttttcttcctcccagtCGAAGTCCCACTCATGTTACAATCTTtgtctgttctcagcttttcttcccGCAGACCTGAGCGGATCCAGGCAAGATTAGTCTTtaaggggaagggagaaagaggacTGGATGTTAACGCTTGCCCACATGCCTGCAGCCTAGCAGAAACTGGCCAGTCAGGAAGGGACTGGGAGAGGGCGATGCAGTACATGGCCAGTGGAGGGAGCTGGATCTGGACATTTCCTGCACATCTAGAAGtgcacagagctgctggtgccctctgcagctggagaggtAATACAGTCACAGTGAAAGTGTTAAAGGCACTAATTTTGTAAACGTTATTGCTTTTCATCGTAATTTGGCACTTAAGGTTTAAGCCAGTGGGTCTACGGCAGGCAGGTGGACATGTTAACATCCAGCTCAGACTActggggacagggtggggggAGTTCAGCTTAACATTGTCATAGAGGTGGGAGGGAGCAAGAGGAAACCCCAGATTAGTCGTCGGAGATGGAGAGTCTGCTGAAGATGGGAAGACGTCTTGAGGTGTCCAGGATAGGGGAATCTGAGCcgctgtggctgctgctggagctgctcagaTAGCCCTCCTGGTCAGAGAGGGAGTCCTGAGGACTGGGCGGCGAGTCAAACATGTTGGGGGACTCGGACATGGGCCTGAACAAGAAGGTGGTAGGGGAGCTCCCGCTGGGCACCTGCACCCCCATGCCGGGGGCAAAGAGACTGACCAGCTCCTGGCTGGAGAAGGTGAAGGGGTTGCTGGCGCAGTCAGGCAAGGTGGGGGAGCCCAGCAGGTCGTCGGCACTCAGCATGGGCGGCGGGGTGATGGAAGTGGGGCTGTCCAGCAGCCCgctggcagcagtgctggggaagcCGGCGAAGCTGAAGCTGTGCTGCAGGCGGGGTCTGTCGGTGACGGTGGGCTCCCGGCTCCCCGCCACGGCGCGGCGCTCCTCCGCGTTGTGGATGAAGTGGCAGCGCGGCCCGTAGGGGCAGAAGCCGATGGTGTGGAAAGTGCGGCAGAGCTCGGTCTTGTACTTGGGGTGGCGGGTGAGGCTCCGCAGCTCGTGGATGCCGTGGGCAAACTGGCACTTGTCGCCGTACTTGCAGGCGCCGTTCTCCTCGAAGGGGCGGCACAGCTCCGTCTTGTAGCGGCTGGAGTTGACCTGTCCCCCgggctgcttctgctgcagcaggcgCTCGCCGCCCTCGGAGAAGGAGCGGTCCCGGAAGCGGCTTTCCCGGGGCCCCAGCATGGGAGCCGGCTCCCCTTTCAGGCTGCTGAGGAGCTGGTTCTGGTGAAACTTGGAGTTGGGCAGAGTAACAGAGTGCCTCCTAGGGAAACCCCCGCCGGCCGGGGTGCCCACCGCCTTCCTGTCCAGCAGGCACCCGCTGACACCCGAGGGGCCGTAATTCAACATCTTGTTGCTCTGCAGGGAGAAAGCAAGGGCCGGTCACTGCCACCGCCTCCTCCGGCATACCCACGAAGCCCCGGGAGCCTGGCGCCGCACGGCAGAGCGCGGCTCCCCGCCGGCCGGCAGCAAGCAGGGCGGCCCCGGGAGCGGCAGCCGCCCTGTCCCGACGGACGACCCCCTCCGCAGCAACATCTGCTTCAGCCCCTGTCGCCGCTCCACCGGAGGGCCCCGGGCCgcccctccccgtccccccgcgCAGCCCCGGCGGAGGGGAAGGAACGAAGCGCGCCAAGCGCCAGGCGCTGGGGAGC includes:
- the ZFP36L1 gene encoding mRNA decay activator protein ZFP36L1, with amino-acid sequence MSTALVSPTIFDLSEVLCKSNKMLNYGPSGVSGCLLDRKAVGTPAGGGFPRRHSVTLPNSKFHQNQLLSSLKGEPAPMLGPRESRFRDRSFSEGGERLLQQKQPGGQVNSSRYKTELCRPFEENGACKYGDKCQFAHGIHELRSLTRHPKYKTELCRTFHTIGFCPYGPRCHFIHNAEERRAVAGSREPTVTDRPRLQHSFSFAGFPSTAASGLLDSPTSITPPPMLSADDLLGSPTLPDCASNPFTFSSQELVSLFAPGMGVQVPSGSSPTTFLFRPMSESPNMFDSPPSPQDSLSDQEGYLSSSSSSHSGSDSPILDTSRRLPIFSRLSISDD